The segment GCCCGGCGCTGCGCTCCATGTCCACGGCACCCGGCGCGGCCGCCGACGCGCTCTCCAGCGAGCTGGCGGAGGTGCTGAGTACGGCTACGCTCGAAGTTTGACAACAACAGCCTCACACGGAGAGCACAGAAGGAACTGAAAGCCACAAACAACACCTTGTGCAGTTCTCTCTGTGGCTCTGTGTCTCTGTGTGAGATCGCTGTTCAGACCACCGTCGTGTCGCTCGCGGCAGACTGCGTCGTTCCGTCGGAGGGGGGCGGGGGCGGCGGGGGGGTGACGGTGCCCGAGCCCATCAGGCCGCCGCCCTCGCGCAGCGGATTCGCATCGGGCGCGGGGCCGGTCGCGCTCTCGCCGCACGCCGCCAGCACCAGCAACCCGGCCAGGAACCATTGCCTCGTCTTCATATCCGGCGCTCCCCTGGTGAAAGATGTGCGGCGCACGGTCGCGCACCGCCTCTTCACCAAAGGTATGCAGGGTCGTTCACTCCGTACACTTTAGCTGATGGCGCATCCGGGGCGGGGTTGGCTGGTGTGGGAGGTGCCGCGTGGCGGGAAAGGCTGTGGGTCGCTGCGAGTGGGGTAGCGGCGGCGCGCCGTTGGGAACGCGCGGAGTATCGGATAGCGATCCGTGGCCGCTTTCACGCCCTCGCCCGCGGCCCGTTTCTTCCGGCCACCACGCCAAGCACTTGCCGGCCGTCCCCCGCACTCGAGCACGATGATCTTTCCCGACCGTCCCCTGGTGCTGGGCCACCGCGGCTCCCCCGCGCGCGCGCCGGAGAACACGCTGCTCGCCTTCCGCCTGGCCCGCGAGGAGGGGGCAGACGGGGTGGAGCTGGACGTACAGCCGGGGGGCGACGGCACGCCCGTGGTGATCCACGACGCGACGCTGGACCGCACCACCGACCGCGAGGGCGCGGTGTCGGCGATGTCGTGGGCGGAGGTGTCGGCGGCGCGCTCGCGGGGCGAGCCGGTGCCGCGGCTGGAGCAGGCGGCGGCGTGGGCGGCGGAAAGCGGCGCATGGCTCAACGTCGAGATCAAGTCGCCGGGTGCGGAGGCGGCGTCGATCGCGGGCATCGAGGCGGCGGGTGTCCTCGATCGCACCTTCTTTTCGTCCTTTCTGCCGGACGTAGTGGCCCGAGTGGGAGAGCTGGCGCCGCACGCCGCGCGCTTCCTCCTCACCGAGCGCTGGGACGACGTTGCGCGGAGGACGGTGCGGCGGCTGGGGGTCCGCGGCGTGTGCCTCCACCACTCCGCCGCCACGCCCGCCGCGCTGGCCGAGCTGCAAGGCGCTGGGCTGGACGCGGTGGTGTGGACGGTGGACGATCCTGGGCGGCTGCGCGAGCTGCTGCGCGCGGGAGTCAGCGGCGTGATCACCAACCACCCCGCGCGGGGGGTGGAGGCGCTTCGCGAGGTGATGGGCGGCATCTAAGCCGTTCCTGGCGCGGCGCTTGCCCCTGCGAAGCGTGGCGGCCCCGCCGGACGGGCGGGGCGCCCCGACCCGTGCACCCCTACCATGACCCTCCTGGCGATCGGCGCCGCGCTCCTGTTGCAGGTACCCACGGGGCAGCCCCCCCGCGACACCCTGCGCTTCCCCGCCCCGCGCGACACGGTGCGCATCGGCGCGCCGGCAGCGGCGCCGGCGCCCGCGCGTCCGGCGGAGGACTCGCTCGCCTTCGACTCCCCCGGCACGCGCGAACTCGTGGAGCGGGTGCGGATGACCGTGGGAATCGTCCCCGCCGGGCTGGCCGACTACCGGGCGCACCTGGAGTCCAGCGTGTACCTGTCGCTCCGCGCGGACTCGGCGGCGGGCGGCGAGCTTCCGCTGACGGTGGACGAGTTCGCGGGGGAGGTGCGCTGGGGGCGCGACGGGGGGTTGGAGCAGCGCATCCGCGGGCACCGCATCCGCCAGCTTGCCCCCACGCCGTACACCATCGGCAGCTGGCTGGACGCGCCATGGGTGGTGCCGCACCTGTACGGCAGCACGGTGGACGCGCTCCAGCTTTCGCCCAACGCCAACCGGCGCAGCACGATGACGCGCGCGGTGCACCCCTTCTCGCTTCGCGGGCCGGAGTTCTACCGCTACACGGCGGAGGACACGGTGCGTGTGCGGACGCAGGAGGGGGTCACGACGCTGGTCGCCGTGGCGGTGCGCCCGCGCGCGGAGGCGCCCGGCGGCGGGCTGCGCCTGCTGGCCGGCACCTTTTACCTGGACGTGGACCGCGCCGCCATCGCCCGCGCGCGCTTCGGCTTCACCGAGCGGCAGGGGCGGCTCTCGCTTACCGAGGCGGGGCTCTTCTTCGAGCTGGAGAACGCGCTCGTGGGCGGAAGCTACTGGCTTCCGGTGAGGCAGCGGCGCGAGATCCAGGTGAGCTCGCCGGTGCTGGGCGGGGCCTCGGCGCTGCGGCTGGTGACCTCTCTCTCGCGGTTCGAGCTGAACACCGGGTGGCGCGCGGAGTCGCCGGGGTCGCGGCTGGTGCGCGACCTGGCGCGCGGCGAGACCGCCTTCGCCGGGTGGCGCGACCCCGCGCAGCGCGGCGAGGACGTGCTGCGCATCGGCGACTTCGCGGACCTGCGCGAGGCGATCCGCCCCCCGAATCCGGAAGCCGGCCCGCTGCGGCTCGGCTTCCGCCCGGAGCGGACCAGCCACTTGTTTCGCTTCAACCGGGTGGAGGGGCTCTTCCTGGGCGCCGGCGCGCGCCTGGAGCCGCGCGACCCGCTGCGGCGCGATTGGAGCCTGTACGGCACCGGCGGCTTCGCCTTCGCGGAGGGGACGGCGCGCGGCGAGCTCTCCGCCCGCTACCACCCGGTGCCGCGCACGGGCGCGCCGCAGTACACGGTCTCCGCCACCGGGTACCGGCGGCTGCGCGATACGCGCGTCTTCCGCCCCGCATTCGAGTGGGAGCTGGGCTACGCGCTGGGCGCCGCGTTCGGCGGCGCGGACCGGCGCGACTACTACGACGCGGCCGGCGGCGAGCTCTTCCTGGCGCGGAGGCGCGGCCCCTTTACGGCGCGCATCGGCGCCCGCGCGGAGCGGCAGGACTCGGTGACGCGCAACACGGAGAGCGGGCTGCTCGGCGGCGGCAACTTCGGCCCGGTGGCCGCCTCAGAACCCGGCACGCACACGGCGCTGGAAGGCGAGCTGCGCTACGCCCGCGGCGCCGGCGCGTTCGGCATCACCCCGTCGCTGGTGGCGTCGCTCTGGGCCGAGGCCGGCGTGGGCGACTTCGCCACGCAGCGGGTGACGGCCACGGTGGCCACGCGCCGCCCGGGCCGTTACGTCACCCTCATCGCGCGCGGCGACGCGGGGATCGTCGCCGGCGAGGCGCCGCCGCAGTTCCTCATCCGCTTCGGCGGCGGCGAGGGGCTGCGCGGCTACGACGACCGCGAGTTCGCGGGCTCGACGGCGGCGCTGGCGCGGGCGCGGCTCCTCCTTCACCTACCGCCGTACGGCAACCGGCCGCTCTTCCGCAGCGGGATCTTCCTCTTCCCGCCCCTGCGCCCGGCCCTGGTCCTCTCAGGCGACGCGGGCTGGTCCGAGGTTTCGGAAGACGCGGGGCCCTCGCTCCTCCGCCTGGGCGGCCGCACCACCGATGGCACGCGCTACTCGCACGGCATCGGCCTCAGCCTCTTTGAGGACGCCGTTTCGGTCGAGCGTGTCTGGCCGGGAGACGGCGGGGAGGCGCGGTGGTACGCGGGGTTCACGACGTGGTTCTGATATCTTCAACGCCGTAACGGAAGTCTCACGCAGAGACGCAGGGAGAGAACAACTGAGTAAAGCCTCACACAGAGGCCACAGAAGGAACTGAAAGCCACAGAGAAAACTTTTTGCGGTTCTCTCTGTGGCTCTGTGTCTCTGTGTGAGCCATGCAGTTGCAGTTCTCTCCCGCGTCTCTGGGCGCTTGCGTGAGGCAAGCCCGACGACAGTCGCGGTTGGCGGGGGATGGAGACGTGGCGGGCACGGGCAGCCATACGGGGCTGCCCCTACCGGCGCTTGCGGCGGTTCGCCTTGCTCTTTCCGCCGCCGGTGCCTTTGCGGGCCATGGCGCTCAACGCCTGCATCCAGTCGGCCAGGATGATGTCCAGCGCCTGGTAGACGAACTCGGTGGGCATCTGCTCGCGCAGCTCCGGGGGGAGCGTGGCCGGGTCGACGACGCGGGCGATGCCGGCTTCGATGAAAATCGAGTTCAGACGAGCGAGGATCTCGCGGGCCTCGGAGGCGCTGCGGGCGGGCGGGACGGAGCGCGGCACCTCCTCGCGCGTCATCGTGCGCGTGAGCACCGCTTCCAGGAAGATCGCGGGCGGCACCTCCAGCTCCACGGAATCCTTGACCGCTTCGGCCAGGGCGCGCGTCCACTCGGCCGGTGGGACGGGGACCAGGATGGAGCCCGGCGAGCGCAGCCACGTCCCGTCGGCGAAGGGGATCAGGCGTCCGATCACCACCGCGCCGGGCCCGTACGCCTCCTCCACCCCGCCGTGCTCGATCACCGTGGACTCGCTGCCGTCCACCACCGAGACGAAAACCGCCTCGTCGCCGGTCCGCTCGCGCACGTGCCACATCCCGGTCACCGACTCGAGTAGGCTGCGGCCCATCAGGCGCTGCCGGGGCGGGATCGTGGCGAACCCCTCCTCGTCCTGCACGATCTTCCCGAGAGGCGAGAGACCGGTGGCGAGTGAGGTGTGGTCCACCAGCGACCACTCCTGCTCCCGTACGCCGGCCGAGAACTCGTCGTCCTCCACCGGTTTGGCGGGGCGCCAGCGCCGGAACCACCACATGGAGGCGGCACGCTCCACTTCGGCCAGCGGGTCGCCCTGGATGCTCCCCTCCACGCGGTCGAACAGGATCTCGATGAGCGACACGTGCGCGGCCGCGGTCGAGATCGGGCTCGCCACCAGGAGGATGGTTTCCGTGTCGCCCTCGAGCGCGAGGTAAGCGTCGTGGGTGTGCTCTTCGAGCGCGGCTTCGTGGAGCAGCTGCTCCGCGTCGAGCAGCTGGTCCTCGGAGAGCTGCTCCAGCGATTCGGGGAGCTCCACGCCGGCCCGGTCCGCCGCGGCGTGGGCGGCTTCGCTCAGTTCCAGCGCGGCCATGCGCAGCTCGGCGTCGGTGGGGGCTCCTTCGGCGCGGCGCGCGCGCGCCACCAGCCGCGACGCCAGCGCGAACGCCTGGCCCGCGAAGTCGGTGTCCGGGTCCACGTCCAGGTACTCCGCCTCCAGCAGCGCCGCGATCGCCACGAAGGCGTCGCCCGCGTCACCGGTGAGGGGGATGGACTCGAAGGGAACGTCGTCGGTGGTGAATTCGGTGGTCATGCGTGGGGAAAGAGAGTGCGTGAGTGCGTGAATGCGCGATAATGTCATTCTGAGGGAGTCCGCCCCGCACAAGAATCGGCGAAGCCCAACCAAACTGCTGCGGCGACCGAAGAATCTAGCCAGAGCCGGGCCAGGTCTCGCGGGTCACGCCCGGCCCCTCTGAACGCGCAGTAGATCCTTCGCTCCGCGCCATGGATCGTACCGGAGGAAAGGGCGGAGCAGCGCGTCGCTCAGGATGACAGAGTCTCGTCAGGGGGTGCGCGACACGTGGGCGGCGACCGGCGCGGAAAGCCCGTCGATGCTGCGTGTGTTCTTTTCCCACTGGTAGGCGGGAAGCGCATCGCTTTTCTCCTCCGCCCACTTCAACAGTGTTTCACGCTGTGCGCTGTACTCCATGAGCGGAACCGCGAACCCGCACGACGTCTGCACCCGGGAAACCTCCGCGCGGACGATGTGGCGGATGCCGGGGTATGAAGGGAACCCGCTCGACTGCTCCGCCCACTGAGCGCTGTCAGGCAGAATCACCTCGCCAGTACCGTACAGCCGCAGGATGCGCGGAGGACCCGCAAACGCGCAGAACATGAACGTGATGCGGCCGTTCTCGTGCAGGTGGGCCGCCGTTTCGTTGCCACTCCCTATCAGGTCCAGGTATGCGACCCGGCTGGGGGAGAGCACGCGCAAGCAGTCCAGCCCTTTGGGCGACAGGTTCACGTGCCCGTCACCGGCAAGTGGAGCGGTGGCGACAAAGAACAGCGGCTGCGCCTCGATGAAGGCCTTCAGCTCCGGCGTGATGCACTCCACCACCTTGCCCATGATCCACCATTCATCGAGTGGTCCGTCCGACACCAGGCGCGGCCCGCAACGCTGCACCTTTGGCGGGGGGACCGCAAGGGCTGGCAATGGAAGTGCGTGAATGCACGGGGGTGATGACCAGGATCTCAGCACTCACGCACTCACGAACTCCCCGACCATGCGCCGAACCGTACTCCTCCTCACCCTTCTCTCCGCCGCGCCCGCCGCCGCGCAGGAGCGCCCCTTCGGTACGCTGCGCGAGCAGGCGGCGACGCGGCAGGAGTGGCTCCGGCTTCGGCTGGAGCGCGTGCTGCCGCGGCTGATGCGAGAGCAGGGCGTGGCGATGTGGATCGTCCCGATGCGCGAGTACAACGAAGATCCCGTCTTCTCATCGCTCGTCTCGCCGACGACGATGGCGGCGCGGCGGCGCACCATCTACGTCTTCTGCGACAGGGGCGGAGAGCGTGGTGTCGAAAAGGTGGCGATCGGAGGGTCGACGCAGGGCGGGCTGTACCGCGTGGTGCGCGACCCCGATGCGCCCGTGGGCACCGCCGGCACCACCCGGCGCCCCGCCGAGCCGTACGGCCCCGACCAGTGGAAGCTCCTCGCACCGCTGGTGGAGGCGTGCGACCCGCGCACCATCGCGGTGAACGTGTCGGCGACGCACGCGTTTTCGGATGGGCTCACGGTGGGCGAGTGGGAGGGGCTGCAGGGCGCGCTCCCGCCCCGCTTCCGCGAGCGGGTGGTGCGGCGCGAGCTGCTTCCGCTGCAGCTCATCGAGGAGCGCCTCCCCGAGCAGGTCGCGCGCTACGTGGAGATGCAGCGCGTGGTGCACGACATCATCTCCACCGCCTTTTCCGAGCGCGTGATCCGGCCGGGCGAGACGCGCACGGAGGACGTGGTCTGGTGGATGCGGCAGCGGGTGAACGACCTGGGGCTCGGCACCTGGTTCCAGCCCAGCGTCGACGTGCAGCGCCCGGGAGTGGAAATGGGCGACTCCGCAAACCCCGTCATCCGCCGCGGAGACGTGCTGCACTGCGACTTCGGGATCACGGCGCTGGGGCTGAACACGGACACGCAGCACATGGGCTACGTCCTGCGCCACGGCGAGACGGACGCCCCCGCCGGGCTGCGCGCCGCCCTCGCGCGCGGCAACCGCCTGCAGGACATCCTGCTGGAGGAGATGCGCCCCGGACGCACGGGCAACCAGGTGCTCGCGGCCGCCCGAGCCCGCATGCGCACGGAGGGAATCGACGGCACCATCTACACGCACCCCATCGGCGCGCACGGCCACGGCGCCGGCCCGCTGATCGGCCTGTGGGACCGCCAGGAGGGCGTGCCCGGCCGCGGTGACGTCCCGCTGCGCCCCAACAGCTGGTTCAGCATCGAGCTCCAGGCCACCACGCCGGTGCCCGAGTGGAACGGCCAGCCCGTGCGCATGGGGCTGGAGGAGGAAGCGCGGCTGGACGAGGGCGGCGCGCGGCACTGGGTGCTGCGGCGGCAGGAGCGGTTCCATCTGGTGAAGTAGGAAACGGGGAGCGGCGGTGCGATAGGGGTGTCACGGCGTGGCGAGCCCGCGCGTTTGCTCGTACCCGGAAGTACGCTGCACCCCAGAATGAGGAGGCACACATGATCGGATCACCTCGTTCGCTCCCGCGCAGAGCCTTCGCGGCCGCGCTCCTGCTGCTCGCCACGTCGTGCGGGATCCTCGACCCGGACCCGGTGAGGGTCCGCGTGAGAAACTCCACCGGCCACAAGCTCGAAGCGATCAAAGTGATGGCCCCGAGAACGTCGGAGCGGTTTGGAAGCCTCGAGCCGGGGAAGACCTCCCGCTACCACGCCGCCAATCGGGCCTACATCTTCCCCTACATCGAGGCGCTCCTCGACGGAGCGGTGGTCCGCCAGCAGCCGAGGGACTTCGTGGGCGAGGAACCCATGGAGCCGGGCACGTACACCTATGAGCTGAGGCTGAGCTCGAGGCAGCCGTACTTCCTGCACGCCACCGTCATCCGCGAGTGACGGCGCGTTGCGAGGGGCCGGCCCGCGGGAACGGGCCGGCCCCTCGCTTCCAACCATTCCGCGCCACCCGGCATCAGAAGTAGGTCCGCAGTCCCGCGACCTCCAACGCTACCCTCCGATGCGACCCTCGATCCCGCTCCGAATCGCCGCCCTGGCCGCCGTGCTCGCCACGCCGGCGGCGGCGCAGAACGCCGTGCAGGCGTCCAACACCACCGCGGCGGCGCACGACAAGCCGGTGCCCTCCGTGCAGGCCGCGCCCAGGGCGGAGGCGATCGTGCTGGACGGGGTGCTCAACGAAGGGATCTGGAGCACGGCGTCCATGGCCGGCGACTTCCGGCAGCAGGAGCCGAAGGAGGGCGAGCCCGCCACGCAGCGGACCGAGGTGCGCTTCGCCTTCGACGACGAGGCGCTCTACGTGGGCGCGCGGATGCGGGACACGCTGGGCGCGGCCGGGGTGCGCACCCGCCTCGCGCGCCGCGACCAGAGCGTGGAGGGCGACTACATCCAGCTCGTCTTCGACACCTTTCACGACCACACCGGCCGCACCGTCTTCCAGATCAACCCATCCGGCGTGAAGTACGACGCGGGACAGGCCTCCTCGAACGCCGACCCTTCGTGGGACCCCATCTGGCAGGCGGCCACCAGGGTCGACTCCGCCGGGTGGACGGCCGAGCTGCGCATCCCGTGGGCGCAGCTCCGCTTCTCGCGCGAGGCGCAGCAGACGTGGGGGATGCAGATCTGGCGCTACGTGGAGCGGCTCAACGAGATGTCGATGTGGTCGTTCTGGGGACGGCAGGAGGCGGGCGGGCCGCCGCGCTTCGGGCACCTGGAGGGGATGCGCATCGACAAGCGGCCGCGCGGCGTGGAGTTGATGCCGTACGCCGTGGCGCGCGCATCGTACGTGCGCCCCACGCAGCCGGGGAGCCCCTTTCAGGACGCCAGCGCCTACGACTCGCGCATCGGCGGCGACGTGCGGATGCTGCTGGGCTCCAACCTGACCCTCTCCGCCACCATCAACCCGGACTTCGGGCAGGTGGAGCAGGACCCCGCAGTGGTGAACCTTTCCGCCTTTGAAAGCTACTTCGAGGAGAAGCGCCCCTTCTTCGTGGAAGGGAGCGGGCTTCTGTCGTTCGGCGGGCTCAACTGCTTCAACTGCAGCAACGTGGAGGGGATGTCGCTCTTCTACTCGCGGCGCATCGGGCGGGCGCCGCAGGGGGCGCTTCCCGGGGGGCTCGACTTCACCGAGGTGCCGCGCAACACGCGCATGCTGGGCGCCGCCAAGCTCACCGGGCGCACGGGCGGCGGGTGGCAGCTCGGCGCGCTGGAGGCGGTGACGGCGCGCGAGGTGGCGCAGGTGCAGGCGACGGACGGCACGCGCGACGAGGTGGCGGTGGAGCCGTTCACCAACTACGCGCTGGCCCGCGCGCGCCGCACCACGGGGGGCGGGCGCTACACCTGGGGCGTGATCGGCACCTCCGTCATCCGCCGCTTCGGCACGGGCGACGATGCGCTGCGAGACCGCATCCCCTCGCACGCCGAGACGGTGGGGGCGGATTGGAACCTGTACTCCGCGGGGCAGAAGTACCGGCTGATGGGGAACTTCGCCCTCTCCAACGTGCAGGGGGACTCGCTGGCCATCGGCCGTCTGCAGCGCTCCAGCGCGCGCTACTTCGACCGGCCGGACCGGGTGAGCGGCGGCAACGGGATCTTCTCCGACGAGTACGACCTCGGGGGCACGGCGATGCGCGGCTTCGGCGGCTACGCGCGCGCATCCAAGGAGACGGGGAACTGGCTGTGGGAGACGGGGCTCAACTACCGCAGCCCCGGCTTCGAGGTCAACGACATGGCCTTCATGAACCGCGCGGACTACGTGTGGATGAACGCCAACCTGCTGCGGCAGTGGACCAAGCCGGGCTCGTGGTACCGCCGGCTCACCTGGATCGGCGGCGGGCAGCAGCAGCACAACTTCGACGGCGACCGCACCGACCTGCAGGCGGCGTCGTACGTCGGCGGGCAGTTCCTCAACTATTGGAACTGGGCCGGCTACTTCCAGTACCGGCCGGGCGTCTACGACGACCGCGTCACGCGCGGCGCGGGCGTCGTGCGCCGCCCGACGGACTGGTTCGGCTTCGTCAACCTGAGCACCGACAACCGCAAGCCGCTGGTCCTCTCGCTGAACCCGTCGTGGAGCGGGAACGAGGAAGGCTCGCGCTCGTTCAACGCGTCGGGGAGCGCGCGCTTCAAGCCCGCCAGCAACGTGCAGATCACGCTGGGCCCGTCGTTCACCACCAGCCACAGCGCCGCGCAGTTCGTCCGCCGCTTCGATGACCCGAGCGCCACCGCCTTCTTTGGTCGCCGCGCCGTCTTCGCGGAGATCGAGCAGCGCACGCTTTCGCTGAACACGCGCCTCAACTGGACCTTTACCCCGGACCTTACGCTGGAACTGTTCGCGCAGCCCTTTGTGGCCACCGGCGACTACGAGTCGTTCAAGGAGTTCGTGCGCCCGCGCGAGCTGGACAAGCACGAGTTCGACGCGGCGCAGCTCACGCCCGTGATGGCGGACGGCCGTGTGACTTCCTACACGCTGGACCCGGACCGCGACCCGGCCACGGCGAACTTCTCGTTCGGCAATCCGGACTTCAACGTCCGCTCGCTGCGCGGCAGCGCGGTGCTGCGCTGGGAGTACCGCCCGGGCTCCACGCTGTTCTTCGTGTGGCAGCAGGAGCGCAGCGGCGCAGCCGGCTACGGCGACTTCGCCTTCGACCGCGACGCCACGGCCGTTTTCCGCCAGCACCCGGACAACATCTTCGTGATCAAGGCGAGCTACTGGATGGGGCGGTAAGCCCCATCCCCCGCTCGTCACCTCGCTGCCCCTCCCCCAATAACTACCTGGGGGAGGGGCGGTTGGCGTGCATCCGTGCGCGGCGCATTGGGCGGCGCGGGGGCGGGCACGGGCAGCCACGTGGGGCGGCCCCTACCAGGGTTTGGTGCGAAGGGGCGGGGGTTCGGCGCGTGACGGCGGGCGCCGGTGCGGGGGCAGGCACGGGCGCGATAAATCGCGGCCCCTACGAGGCATCGGTGCAACACGCGGAGTTCTCCCCCTCACCCGCCCTGCGCCCCCGCAGGCGGGGGAGGGGGCCGGGGGAGGGGGCCCCGACCTCCGCGGCAGGTTGTTTGCGCGGACCCTCCCCACGTACCTTCCCTGCCGCCGATTTCCCTCAGCCGAGCCGTCATGCCCGGATTCGAAGTCCTTCTCGCCGGCCGTACCCTGGGTGAGCGCTACCGCGTGGACGCGGTGGTGGGCCGGGGCGGGATGGGCGCAGTGTTCCGGGCGACCGACCTGCGGCTGGATCGCGCGGTCGCGGTCAAGGTCGTGACCGTGGAGGACGACGCGGAGGGACGCGCCCGCGCCCGCTTCCTGCGCGAGGCACAGGCGGCAGCGCGCATCCGCCATCCGCACGTGGTGGGGGTGTACGACTTCGGCACCGATGCCACACTGGGGCTGGACTTCCTGGTGATGGAGCTGCTGGAGGGCGAGGACCTGTCGCGCCGCCTGGCCCGCGACACCGTGCTGGCGCCCGACGAGGCGGCGACCGTCTTCAGGCAGGCCGCGGAGGGGCTCGCGGCCGGGCACCGCATGGGGCTGGTGCACCGCGACGTGAAGCCCGGCAACGTCTTCCTGGTGAGCGGGCGCGCGACGCACGCCATGCTGCTGGACTACGGCGTGGCGCAGATGGAGATGGACGACACGGAGACGCGCACCCACCTCACGCGCATGGGGCGCCAGCCGCTCTCCCCGGCCTACGCATCGCCCGAGCAGATCCGCGGCGAGGGGGCGCTGACCCCCGCCAGCGACGTATTCTCGCTGGGGATCACGATGTACCGCGCCGCCACCGGAGCTCCGCCCTTCTCCGCGGCCGACCTGGAGCGGATGGCCGCCGGTGCGGACGTGCCGCTGGTGCCGCCGCTCGAGCGGGTCCCCAATCTGGACCCCGCCATGGCCGCGGCGCTGGAGCACGCCCTCCACCCCGACCCCCTCGCCCGCCCCGCCGACGCCGACGCCCTCCTGGCGCTGATGCACGGCGGGGATGCGCCCCCAGCACGCCGCCCCGCCTTCGTCCCCACCGCCGTAGCG is part of the Longimicrobium sp. genome and harbors:
- a CDS encoding M24 family metallopeptidase, whose protein sequence is MRRTVLLLTLLSAAPAAAQERPFGTLREQAATRQEWLRLRLERVLPRLMREQGVAMWIVPMREYNEDPVFSSLVSPTTMAARRRTIYVFCDRGGERGVEKVAIGGSTQGGLYRVVRDPDAPVGTAGTTRRPAEPYGPDQWKLLAPLVEACDPRTIAVNVSATHAFSDGLTVGEWEGLQGALPPRFRERVVRRELLPLQLIEERLPEQVARYVEMQRVVHDIISTAFSERVIRPGETRTEDVVWWMRQRVNDLGLGTWFQPSVDVQRPGVEMGDSANPVIRRGDVLHCDFGITALGLNTDTQHMGYVLRHGETDAPAGLRAALARGNRLQDILLEEMRPGRTGNQVLAAARARMRTEGIDGTIYTHPIGAHGHGAGPLIGLWDRQEGVPGRGDVPLRPNSWFSIELQATTPVPEWNGQPVRMGLEEEARLDEGGARHWVLRRQERFHLVK
- a CDS encoding glycerophosphodiester phosphodiesterase family protein, with the protein product MIFPDRPLVLGHRGSPARAPENTLLAFRLAREEGADGVELDVQPGGDGTPVVIHDATLDRTTDREGAVSAMSWAEVSAARSRGEPVPRLEQAAAWAAESGAWLNVEIKSPGAEAASIAGIEAAGVLDRTFFSSFLPDVVARVGELAPHAARFLLTERWDDVARRTVRRLGVRGVCLHHSAATPAALAELQGAGLDAVVWTVDDPGRLRELLRAGVSGVITNHPARGVEALREVMGGI
- a CDS encoding TonB family protein translates to MPGFEVLLAGRTLGERYRVDAVVGRGGMGAVFRATDLRLDRAVAVKVVTVEDDAEGRARARFLREAQAAARIRHPHVVGVYDFGTDATLGLDFLVMELLEGEDLSRRLARDTVLAPDEAATVFRQAAEGLAAGHRMGLVHRDVKPGNVFLVSGRATHAMLLDYGVAQMEMDDTETRTHLTRMGRQPLSPAYASPEQIRGEGALTPASDVFSLGITMYRAATGAPPFSAADLERMAAGADVPLVPPLERVPNLDPAMAAALEHALHPDPLARPADADALLALMHGGDAPPARRPAFVPTAVAAPTVVMPTAPPPPLPAERPPPAPRPARVGRAAAIGGMLALVGGAVVYGVGGMGGGDPAPAASDSTTIARTDSVAPDSVQVDTQQTTLGQPEPEPIPPFTDSAGVFEEQPPATEPAPPEGEPVYDVGSLDETPELRNRRDVERAARRSYPPFLRDAGVSGDVIVSFVIGQDGNVEPESIQIVNDVHPAFADAARAVAQRMRFTPGRIRGEPVRAQAQVPINFRAED
- a CDS encoding pyridoxamine 5'-phosphate oxidase family protein gives rise to the protein MGKVVECITPELKAFIEAQPLFFVATAPLAGDGHVNLSPKGLDCLRVLSPSRVAYLDLIGSGNETAAHLHENGRITFMFCAFAGPPRILRLYGTGEVILPDSAQWAEQSSGFPSYPGIRHIVRAEVSRVQTSCGFAVPLMEYSAQRETLLKWAEEKSDALPAYQWEKNTRSIDGLSAPVAAHVSRTP
- a CDS encoding DUF5916 domain-containing protein; amino-acid sequence: MRPSIPLRIAALAAVLATPAAAQNAVQASNTTAAAHDKPVPSVQAAPRAEAIVLDGVLNEGIWSTASMAGDFRQQEPKEGEPATQRTEVRFAFDDEALYVGARMRDTLGAAGVRTRLARRDQSVEGDYIQLVFDTFHDHTGRTVFQINPSGVKYDAGQASSNADPSWDPIWQAATRVDSAGWTAELRIPWAQLRFSREAQQTWGMQIWRYVERLNEMSMWSFWGRQEAGGPPRFGHLEGMRIDKRPRGVELMPYAVARASYVRPTQPGSPFQDASAYDSRIGGDVRMLLGSNLTLSATINPDFGQVEQDPAVVNLSAFESYFEEKRPFFVEGSGLLSFGGLNCFNCSNVEGMSLFYSRRIGRAPQGALPGGLDFTEVPRNTRMLGAAKLTGRTGGGWQLGALEAVTAREVAQVQATDGTRDEVAVEPFTNYALARARRTTGGGRYTWGVIGTSVIRRFGTGDDALRDRIPSHAETVGADWNLYSAGQKYRLMGNFALSNVQGDSLAIGRLQRSSARYFDRPDRVSGGNGIFSDEYDLGGTAMRGFGGYARASKETGNWLWETGLNYRSPGFEVNDMAFMNRADYVWMNANLLRQWTKPGSWYRRLTWIGGGQQQHNFDGDRTDLQAASYVGGQFLNYWNWAGYFQYRPGVYDDRVTRGAGVVRRPTDWFGFVNLSTDNRKPLVLSLNPSWSGNEEGSRSFNASGSARFKPASNVQITLGPSFTTSHSAAQFVRRFDDPSATAFFGRRAVFAEIEQRTLSLNTRLNWTFTPDLTLELFAQPFVATGDYESFKEFVRPRELDKHEFDAAQLTPVMADGRVTSYTLDPDRDPATANFSFGNPDFNVRSLRGSAVLRWEYRPGSTLFFVWQQERSGAAGYGDFAFDRDATAVFRQHPDNIFVIKASYWMGR